One window from the genome of Cryptomeria japonica chromosome 6, Sugi_1.0, whole genome shotgun sequence encodes:
- the LOC131067380 gene encoding uncharacterized protein LOC131067380 → MEDQFTFDEIALQMFSDLKTEVVTQFEYHHRLFSRCFNNLKIISTCFLQGIYPPGDGGQQIACDNPVVGKGHCLDAHEGNEVKLHLSHAFLDGCAEMEKQKERENDNGGGEDNCTIGGRTAARENLLNAHMDRWDEKREEGGGGEEEYGDGGQQIAGDNPGKGHCLDVSHAFLEEQEERENDNGDGEDNSRIGGRTRTPARENLLNAHVDRWDEKREGGGGGKEENKDVNLVHKGGRGGGRWRRRVGAKEKKENSDVAAALPAVGRITLSKRRPWQMILGAEKESGKRKAMEIKEHPQATRITRARCKLQVEVEVAEEPMNVAATVSPSACPKMAVSLQTGDKDGSSPLPYPVIAVLSQTGGTGKSSLLPSPVIAVLSQTEGTGHSSPLPSPVKAVPSQTGGRGGLSLFPSAVVAVASQARGRGDSEINEIYLKGDSISKLRMTKSCVENQESTLESDVLQESTLETHLNTSLPLINAAHREEMVTEEMKSKSLEQMKTPARENLLNAHKDRWDEKREEGGGGEEENGDGGQQIAGDNPGKGHCLDAQDEGKLEKQEERENGNGDGEDNCRIRGRTPARENLLNVHIDKWDEKREGGGGGEEENEHVNVVHKGGRGGGGGRGRRRVGATEKKKKSDVAAALPAVGRITLSKRRPWLMILGAEKESGKRKAMELKEQPQATRITRARCKWQAEVEVAEEPMNVAATVSPSTCPKMAVSLQTGDKDGSSPLPYPVIAVLSQTGGTGKSSLLPSPVIAVLSQTEGTGHSSPLPSPVKAVPSQTGGSRGGLSLFPYAVVAVASQARDRGDSSSEINEIYLKGESISQFRMTKSYVENQESTLESHVNISLPLISAAHREEMVTIEIKKKSLELVCEDSNYMDCMRVPQEVTTKIFEECTGGRPSSSPVLIPKQNKDNSAAPVMIQLEVVAIRDNAGHGEEIVTIEAKWNSLDPVCEGSNDMDCKRILQKDTPKIVQECAEGWPSPRPYCGYSADMKAAEQSEALDAIEIIQLQDTSNITEELKGNEDTETPISHDVFQQTSICSNEVFSRNLPSYTSYAKNKEGSLICTPLPRFQADGMSSVCTFVSYLLDKTHLHTTPSNAQLFGSCFGVTSPQHCGQQGDSKTEPSDDTHYTATNKIGKRFGSSVRKKDSGTPNVRAGSRFASQISPRISQRPSNISCNVKSFIPLVQQKKASASVMTGKRDIKVKALKAAGVAKRLEEKREQEKGGKGFKIACSDSNKSISSGMARKKPVGCTLQYQSGTSMIGVDLKLRKALATKNKMEQENLRKLDEKKKKEEERKKNAAEVAANKKKKEEMDKRDREEKRRRLEAQKQRKELEEKLRAKEAKEQRHRALDDCKRKRKAMEEKAKKQRRIEKEREAAERRRRIEEDAKSNKFASKDAKHMQKVHQHNETTTQAQNAYAGKVSSMLTSCAKVAHGTEGQSVLGRNPSSHLSLISNIDIESYEISPYKGSYEQDNDDRTSGKPIPLWARKEYLIRHIISQQYIDPDEIFAGARTCSLNEVFESYGSNGRGDFKRRSYSGEWLNDCFTWKEEYQYKLQMGYINEG, encoded by the exons GATGGTGGTCAGCAAATTGCCTGCGACAACCCAGTGGTGGGGAAAGGGCATTGTCTGGACGCCCATGAGGGAAATGAGGTAAAGCTGCATTTATCACATGCCTTCTTGGATGGATGTGCAGAGatggaaaaacaaaaagaaagggagAATGACAATGGTGGTGGTGAAGATAACTGCACGATTGGAGGGAGAACAGCTGCCAGAGAGAATTTGCTCAATGCCCACATGGACAGATGGGACGAGAAGAGAGAAGAAGGAGGAGGTGGAGAAGAAGAATATGGAGATGGTGGTCAGCAAATTGCTGGGGACAACCCGGGGAAAGGGCATTGTCTGGACGTATCACATGCCTTCTTGGAAGAACAAGAAGAACGGGAGAATGACAACGGTGATGGTGAGGATAACTCCAGGATTGGAGGGAGAACAAGAACACCTGCTAGAGAGAATTTGCTCAATGCCCACGTCGACAGATGGGACGAGAAGagagaaggaggaggaggtggtaaagaagaaaacaaagatgTTAATTTAGTCCACAAGGGTGGTAGAGGGGGAGGGAGATGGAGAAGGAGAGTAGGGgctaaggagaagaaagaaaacagTGATGTGGCAGCAGCATTGCCTGCTGTTGGAAGAATTACACTGTCCAAGCGAAGGCCATGGCAAATGATTCTTGGTGCAGAGAAGGAATCTGGTAAGAGAAAGGCCATGGAAATAAAAGAGCATCCCCAGGCCACGAGGATTACCCGTGCCAGGTGCAAGTTGCAGGTTGAGGTTGAGGTTGCCGAGGAGCCTATGAATGTGGCTGCCACAGTATCTCCATCAGCATGTCCCAAAATGGCAGTCTCTCTGCAAACAGGAGACAAAGACGGCTCATCTCCATTGCCTTATCCTGTCATTGCGGTCCTATCACAAACAGGAGGGACGGGCAAATCATCTCTATTGCCTTCTCCTGTCATCGCGGTCTTATCACAAACAGAAGGGACAGGCCATTCATCTCCATTGCCTTCTCCTGTTAAGGCTGTTCCGTCACAAACAGGCGGCAGAGGAGGCCTATCTTTATTTCCTTCTGCTGTCGTAGCAGTGGCATCACAAGCAAGAGGCAGAGGCGACTCAGAAATCAATGAGATATATCTTAAAGGTGATTCAATATCAAAATTGAGGATGACAAAATCCTGTGTTGAAAATCAAGAGTCGACACTTGAAAGTGATGTATTGCAAGAGTCGACACTTGAAACTCATCTCAATACATCACTGCCACTGATTAATGCTGCTCATAGAGAAGAAATGGTGACTGAAGAGATGAAAAGTAAATCCTTGGAACAGATGAAGACACCTGCCAGAGAGAATTTGCTCAATGCCCACAAGGACAGATGGGACGAGAAGAGAGAAGAAGGAGGAggtggagaagaagaaaatggagaTGGTGGTCAGCAAATTGCTGGGGACAACCCGGGGAAAGGGCATTGTCTGGACGCCCAGGATGAGGGAAAGttggaaaaacaagaagaaagagagAATGGCAATGGCGATGGTGAGGATAACTGCAGGATTCGAGGGAGAACACCCGCTAGAGAGAATTTGCTCAATGTCCACATTGACAAATGGGACGAGAAGagagaaggaggaggaggtggagaagaagaaaatgaacaTGTTAATGTAGTCCACAAGGGTGgtagagggggagggggagggagagggagaaggagagtaGGGGCTAcggagaagaaaaaaaaaagtgatgtGGCAGCAGCATTGCCTGCTGTTGGAAGAATTACACTGTCCAAGCGAAGGCCATGGCTGATGATTCTTGGTGCAGAGAAGGAATCTGGTAAGAGAAAGGCCATGGAATTAAAAGAGCAGCCCCAGGCCACGAGGATTACCCGTGCCAGGTGCAAGTGGCAGGCTGAGGTTGAGGTTGCCGAGGAGCCTATGAATGTAGCTGCCACGGTATCTCCATCAACATGTCCCAAAATGGCGGTCTCTCTGCAAACAGGAGACAAAGACGGCTCATCTCCATTGCCTTATCCTGTCATTGCGGTCCTATCACAAACAGGAGGGACGGGCAAATCATCTCTATTGCCTTCTCCTGTCATCGCGGTCTTATCACAAACAGAAGGGACAGGCCATTCATCTCCATTGCCTTCTCCTGTTAAGGCAGTTCCATCACAAACAGGCGGCAGCAGAGGAGGCCTTTCTTTATTTCCTTATGCTGTCGTAGCAGTGGCATCACAAGCAAGAGACAGAGGCGACTCATCTTCTGAGATCAATGAGATATATCTTAAAGGTGAGTCAATATCACAATTTAGGATGACAAAATCCTATGTTGAAAATCAAGAGTCGACACTTGAAAGTCATGTCAATATATCACTGCCACTGATTAGTGCTGCTCACAGAGAAGAAATGGTGACTATAGAGATAAAAAAGAAATCCTTGGAACTGGTCTGTGAGGATTCTAATTATATGGATTGTATGAGAGTCCCACAGGAAGTCACAACAAAAATATTTGAGGAATGTACAGGAGGTAGGCCATCCTCAAGTCCTGTGTTGATCCCTAAACAAAACAAAGACAATTCAGCAGCACCTGTCATGATTCAGTTGGAAGTTGTTGCTATAAGAGATAATGCTGGTCATGGAGAAGAAATAGTGACAATAGAGGCGAAATGGAATTCTTTGGATCCAGTCTGTGAGGGTTCTAATGACATGGATTGTAAGAGAATTCTGCAGAAAGACACACCAAAAATAGTTCAGGAATGTGCAGAAGGATGGCCATCCCCAAGGCCTTACTGTGGATACAGTGCTGACATGAAAGCTGCAGAACAGTCAGAAGCCTTGGATGCCATAGAAATTATTCAACTGCAGGATACTTCAAATATTACTGAAGAATTAAAAGGGAATGAAGATACTGAAACTCCAATTAGTCATGATGTTTTCCAGCAAACATCTATTTGTAGTAATGAAGTTTTCAGTAGAAATTTACCTTCATACACATCTTATGCCAAAAATAAGGAAGGGTCTTTGATTTGTACACCATTGCCTCGATTTCAAGCTGATGGCATGTCATCAGTATGCACCTTTGTTTCCTATTTACTGGATAAAACTCACCTACATACTACACCATCAAATGCTCAGTTATTTGGGTCCTGTTTTGGAGTGACAAGTCCTCAACATTGTGGGCAACAAGGTGACTCCAAGACTGAACCTTCAGATGACACTCATTACACTGCAACAAATAAGATTGGAAAAAGATTTGGTTCATCAGTCAGAAAGAAGGATTCAGGAACACCCAATGTAAGAGCTGGTAGTAGGTTTGCCAGCCAGATTTCACCAAGGATCAGTCAGAGACCAAGCAACATATCATGCAACGTGAAATCTTTTATTCCGCTAGTTCAGCAGAAAAAGGCATCAGCATCAGTTATGACAG GAAAGAGAGATATCAAAGTGAAGGCTTTGAAGGCTGCTGGAGTAGCAAAACGACTTGAAGAGAAAAGGGAACAAGAAAAAGGTGGTAAAGGATTCAAAATTGCCTGTAGTGACAGTAATAAATCCATATCAAGTGGCATGGCAAGAAAAAAGCCAGTGGGATGCACCTTGCAGTACCAGTCAGGCACTTCTATGATTGGTGTGGATCTGAAGTTGAGAAAAGCTTTGGCAACCAAAAATAAAATGGAGCAAGAAAATTTGAGAAAATTGgatgagaaaaaaaagaaagaagaagaacggAAGAAAAATGCAGCAGAGGTTGCAGCaaataagaagaaaaaggaagagatggACAAGAGAGACCGTGAGGAAAAGCGGAGGCGATTGGAAGCACAGAAGCAGCGGAAGGAACTTGAGGAAAAACTTCGTGCTAAGGAGGCAAAAGAACAGAGGCACCGAGCTCTG GATGACTGCAAGCGTAAGAGGAAGGCAATGGAGGAAAAGGCAAAAAAGCAGCGCCGTATAGAGAAAGAAAGGGAAGCTGCTGAGCGCAGACGACGGATAGAGGAGGATGCTAAGTCCAACAAATTTGCATCAAAGGATGCAAAACACATGCAAAAAGTCCATCAGCATAATGAAACAACAACTCAGGCCCAAAATGCATATGCTGGAAAG GTGTCAAGCATGTTAACTAGTTGTGCAAAAGTTGCACATGGAACAGAAGGGCAGTCAGTGTTGGGAAGAAACCCAAGTTCACATCTATCATTAATATCCAACATCGATATTGAATCTTATGAAATATCGCCTTATAAGGGTTCATATGAGCAGGATAATGATGATAGAACTTCAGGGAAACCCATACCACTATGGGCAAG GAAAGAGTATTTGATTCGGCATATCATCAGTCAACAATATATTGATCCCGATGAGATATTTGCTGGTGCAAGAACTTGTAGTTTAAATGAAG TTTTTGAGTCTTATGGATCAAATGGGAGGGGAGATTTCAAACGGCGTAGTTATAGTGGGGAATGGCTTAATGACTGTTTCACATGGAAAGAAGAGTATCAATACAAGTTGCAGATGGGATACATAAATGAGGGCTGA